In Nitrospira sp., the genomic window CTTTGTCACGTTTCCAATCATCGTGAACGAGATCGTCAGCGGCGCGTTGGTGCTGGCCTATCGCCAGAGACACAAACCACCGGCCGACAATCTGGCCCATGCCCGTCGCCTGGCCGATCAGGTGGCCGTGGCCTTGGCCAAGAACCAAGCCATGAAAGCGCAGATACAGGCGCAGATCGAATTGATTGGGGCCGTCGACGACAAGCAGCAGGCAGAGGAGCGTGCGACGATTCTCCAATCCGCCAATCAGTTATTGGAAACAAAGGAAGAGCGGCTTCGCCATCAACAGAGCGCCACACTGGCCCTAGTGCAGGACCGCACGGTGTTTGAGGGGGCGCTCCCGTTTACGGCCAAACAGCTGACCACCGTCGCGGCGCAGGCGCTTGTCGTCGATCGTGTCAGTGTGTGGATTTTTGAAGAGCAGACACAAGCCCTGTATTGTCTTGATAGTTACGATCGACCGGCCAATACGCATGCCTTCGGCGGAAAACTGACCCGCGCACAGTCTCCAATCTATTTTGAAACACTGGGCTGCGGACACCTGCTCGCTGCATCACAGGCGCAACAAGATCCGAATTTACGGGAACTGGTCACAGGGAGTCTCGCCCCTCAGCAAATCGGTGCTCGAATCGACGCACCGTTTCAGACCCAGGGCAAGCTGACAGGCGTCATCACCATCGAACATGTCGGCTCGTCTCGAGACTGGGCGCCGGATGAACAGCAATTCACCCAGGCCTTGGCGAACTTTATGACGCTTGTGCTGGAAGCCGCGCGGCGCCGTGAGTCTGAGGAAGCCCTCGCCCTCGCCAAGATCGCGGCGGAAGATGCGACGAAGGCCAAGGCGGAGTTTCTGGCGAATATGAGCCACGAAATCAGGACGCCGATGAACGGTGTCATTGGCATGACCGAAATTCTCGCCCGCACTCCCCTCTCCGACACGCAACGCCATTATGTGGACACGATTCACAACTCCAGCGACACGCTCTTAACACTGATCAACGACATTCTCGACTTTTCAAAGATCGAAGCCGGCAAACTGGATATCCAGTCGGTGCCGATCGATCTCAGAGATCTCGTCGAACGAACCGTTGAGCAGTTGGCCGAGCGCGCACAGCGCAAACACCTCACCCTGTCGGTGGAGTACGATCCAACTCTCCCAACCGCGGTGATGGGCGACCCGATCCGAGTCCGACAAATCCTCACCAATCTATTAGGCAATGCCATCAAATTCACCCAAGCCGGCGACGTGAGTGTGACCGTGGCACTCGATCCATCCCTTTCCAGTGAGGGGACTCCACATATGATCAGACTGGCCGTCACGGACACAGGATCCGGCATCAGCGCCGAAGGCCAGGCGAAACTCTTTCAGTCTTTTTCCCAAGTGGATGGGTCCTCGACCAGAGTCCATGGAGGGACTGGTCTTGGCTTGAGCATCTGTAAACAACTGAGTGAACTGATGGGTGGGACGATCGGAGTCGAGAGTGTCATCGGGCAAGGCAGCACGTTCTGGGTCGTCCTCCCGTTTCCGCTCCAAGCTGGAACGGTGGTCGAGAACCCGGCTGATTCCGTACTGGCAGGTGTGCGGGTATGCGCGGCTATCAATCACCCTGTGACCCGTCGGATTCTGACCCGCTATCTCAGGCACTGGGGCCTTTCGGTCAACATGGCCAGCTCAGGCTCAGAATTTCTTGAGTTCGTCATGAACGAGCTCGCCACGGATGGTGGTAAGGTATTGGCCCTCGTTGATGAATCCTGTGCAGACATGACCGGCCAGGAACTATTGCAGGCACTGACCTCCGATTCCTCACTGAGCGAAGCCGGCATCCTCCGCTTGGTATCGTTCACGCAGCGGGCGGAGATCGAACAAGACCCCGCATTCGGTGGGATGCACTGTCTCACCAAGCCACTTCGTTACCAGACCCTGCGTGATGGGCTCGTCAATGGGTTGACCAACACATCGGTGATGGTCTCGCAGACACAGATCGCGCCGACTTCGGCCTCGGAGTTGTGTGGACAGGTGTTATTGGCCGAAGACAACCCAGTCAATCAAGAGATCGCCGTGCTCATGCTCCAGACCCTGGGTTGCACCGTCACGGTGGCTCAGAACGGCCAAGAAGCGGTGGACCAGGCGAAGAGAGCCGCCTATGACCTCATTCTCATGGATTGCCAAATGCCGGAGATAGATGGTTTTGAAGCCACCAAGGTGATCCGTGAATGGGAAATGGCTGGATCTCGGCCTGCCATTCCGATCATTGCGCTCACGGCCTATGCGACACCGGGTGACCGTGAACAGTGCTTAGCCGCCGGCATGAGCGACTACATCGCAAAGCCCTTCTCCATGGAACGGCTGCGGGCAGTGTTGACCTCCTGGCTGCAACCGGCTCCGACACCATCAACGATCAATCAGCCTGCTTCACAGCCGACCGTGACGTTGGTCGCGGCGACGCCGGAACCAGAGTTTGAGGCGTCCTTGATTGTCGATGTGAAGGCGTGGGAGTCGATTTCAAGCCTCCAGCGACCGGGCAAAGCAGATCCGCTCGCCAAGATCCTGTCGCTATATTTGGCGGACTCACAACAACTTGTCGATATGCTGCATCAGGGCATGGATGTTGGAGATGCCACGGCTGTCAACCAGGCTGCGCATAGCTTGAAAAGCAGAAGCGCGGTCCTCGGAGCCCTCTCTCTCGCAACACTCTGCCAGCAGTTCGAGACTCTCAGTCGCCAGGGGCAGCTGAACGAGGCTGAACCACTGTTGAATCAACTGGATGCGGCATTTGACCACGCCTGCCAGATTTTTGGAGCTGAACTCAACAAGAGGAGAGCCGCATGACGTCCCCTACCCAACCACCTTTTCCCCTCGCACTGATCGTCGACGATGATCCAACGTTGCGTGCATTATCACGGATGAGCTTGGAACAAGAGGATCTCCGAGTGGAAGAAGCCTCGTCGGGGCAAGCTGCCATCGACTGTGCCGCGGTCACGATGCCGGACATCATCATCCTCGACTTGCAAATGCCGGGCATGGATGGGTTTGTTGCCTGTCAGCAACTCCGGCAGTTGCCGCGCGGGGAATTTGTGCCTATTCTCATCATGACGGGGCTGGATGACATCGATTCGATCGCGCAGGCATACGAAGTCGGCGCGACCGACTTTATCGTGAAGCCTTGTCCTGGGCTCATCCTGAGTCAGCGAGTACGGTACATGCTTCGGGCAAGTGAGATGCTCAACGCGCTTCGCAGCAGCGAATCCCGGCTTGCTCAAGCCCAGAGAATCGCTCAATTAGGCGGATGGGAATGGGATCTCGTCAAAGACCGCATGCACGTCTCGGATGCGGCGTGCCGGATCCTCGGAATCGCGCCAACCTTGTGTGATCACTCCCAGGCTTCGTATCTTGCGCGTGTGCACGAAGCGGATCGCGCATGGGTTGCCGAGGCCATGCGAGCGGCGGTCGCCGATGGAACAGAATTTGATCTAGACCATCGCCTCGTCCAGAACGATGGTGCCGAACGCATCGTCCACGTCCTCGGAGAGACTATCATGGACGATGCCGGGCAGGCGGAGTGTATGGTGGGCACGGTCCAAGATGTCACCGATATGCGAGCGACGGAAGCGAAGATCTATTTTCTCGCCAACTATGACAGCGTGACTCATCTTCCCAATCGAAGCTTATTCCTCCATCGCGTGGCACAAGCGATGACCTGTGGCGCAGGCAGCCATGTCATCGGCGCACTCCTCGTCGTAGGCCTCGACCGGTATCATCGCCTGCGTGACATGCATGGCTCGCGAAAAGCAGAACAGCTCGTCAAGGACGTCGTGGAGCGCCTCCAGCATACCCTTTCGGCTGGCGTCATACCTGTACCGTCCACCGGTGCTGAGACTCCTGTCCTGGCGCGTCTGAGCGATGATCAATTTGCGATGCTGTACACCCATCTGTCTGCGCCTGAGGACTCTGCCAAAGTGGCTCACACATTGATGAGCGCTCTCGGTACTCCGTTTGTGATCGACGGTACGAGCGTGACGCTTTCGGCACATATTGGACTCGCGATACCTGGAGCCGACGGTGCGGATGCTGATGTGCTCCTGCGCAATGCCGTCACAGCCCTTCAAGCCGCCACAACCACGGGCCAGAACAGTTACCGATACTACTCCTCTGCGATGAACACCTCACTGGCTGCCCGGATCAGCCTGGAACAGGATTTACGCGCCGCCACTACCGCAAATCAATTCGTCCTCCACTATCAACCACAGGTCGATATTCTCTCGGAGAAGGTCGTCGGCTTTGAAGCGCTCATCCGATGGCAACATCCCACTCGTGGGTTGATCTCTCCGGCTGAGTTCATTCCGGTGGCCGAAGAAGAGGATCTGATCATCCAGATGAGTGAATGGGTGATCACGAGCGTGGTGCGGCAACAGAGGATGTGGCACAAAGGAGGATTGGCTCCGACCGCCGTGTCCATCAATCTTTCTGGGCTTCATTTCCGACAACGCCATATCGCTAGTCACATCAAGGCACTCGTCTATGAGCAGGGCGGGAATCCACAGGATAATGAAGCTCCCCGCAGCAAGCTGCGGGGTATCACAGAACTAAAACATGTGGAGCTGCCGGAGATCATCGCGGGATTGTCCTTGCCGCTGTACATACCGCTCGACTGTCTGCCAGTTCGCTCGCTCTCCTACCGTGGCCACATAGTACCCATCGGTCCAAAATTCTCCACCCCACAGCACTCGTTTGACGGCAGGCTTTCGGCGAAAGATTTCCCGGGCCGTGATGCTCTTAAATATCTGTACAATCCGCCCCGGCGCCATTTTCGGATGGGCACTGCAGAGGAGATGGATGTGATTCTTGTCCGTCCCAATCGCTTCCATCTCGATCGGAAATCGTTCTGCAATCTCTGCCGCCGTGTCCTCAATAATCGCGGTCACTTCCTCATCCAGCAGCGCCTTGCGGTATTTCACCGGAAACACAATATGGTAGTGGATTTGCCATGCACAGTGCGCCCCCTTGCGAACCTCATTGTCCCTCTGATCCGCCATGCGCCAGAGGGTACCAGAGAAACGGATCCCCGTAGCAAGCTACGGGGAATCACAAGTTGAACTGGAACTCACGGAGAGCGTGTTGATGACCGATGCCTCGACCACCATTGCCACGCTCAGGGAATTGAAGGAGTCTGGGTTCCGCTTGGCCATCGATGATTTTGGCACGGGATACTCATCGCTCGCGTATCTTCAGCGGTTTCCCCTCGACACGCTCAAGATCGATCGGGCGTTCGTTAAAGATCTCAAGCTCGGCACAGTTGATTCCCCCATCATACGAGCGATCATCGGCATGGGTCGCGCACTCAAGCTTCACGTCGTGGCCGAAGGAGTGGAGACTCGCGACGAGCTGGCATTTCTTCGCATGCAAGGCTGTGCCGCGTACCAGGGCTACCTGTTTAGCAAACCGGTCCCCGCGAATCAGCTGCAGCATCTCCTGCGGGATCGCCGATCCGAAGACGCATCAATGGCAGCCGAGCGTTTCCGAAATCGCCTGGCCAGCTGAAGCATGGTGTTGCTAACGGAGAGGTTTCGACAGCTAACCTATGGTCGGCCAGGCGTCGCAATCGCAGAGGGTGTGGTTCCCGCCAGAAAAGGATTACCTACCAGCACTGTCAATGGGACAAGCGTCCCTGTTTCGGGGGTGATGGTAAAAGCCGACACACGCCCCCCCAGGGTTGTCACGTTGGTTGCCACGTACAGGAATCGCCCATCTGGTGACATCGTCAGGGCTACGGGAGTTGCATTTGCCCCGGCTGAAATGGGATTGAGGTTGCCCGCCGAGGTTGACACGAGCCCCAAGAGTCCGTCGCTTCCGATCGTGAATGCCGATATGGTGCCGCCACCATTGGCGGCATAAAGAAATCGTCCATCAAGGGAGACCATGAGGGAGTTGGGAGCCGTAGCGCCGGTGCCCGTGAGGATTGGATTTGTCGTGCCCCCTGCAGGCGGCACTAACGTTAAGAGGCCGTTTGTTCCGATCTGAAAAACCGTCACGTTATGAGAGCCGCTGTTGGCCACATAGAGAAACGATCCGTTCGGCGAGATGGCCATGCCTTTTGGGGCTGTCACACTGGTCTTGATAGGGTTGGCATTT contains:
- a CDS encoding EAL domain-containing protein; its protein translation is MRQRVPEKRIPVASYGESQVELELTESVLMTDASTTIATLRELKESGFRLAIDDFGTGYSSLAYLQRFPLDTLKIDRAFVKDLKLGTVDSPIIRAIIGMGRALKLHVVAEGVETRDELAFLRMQGCAAYQGYLFSKPVPANQLQHLLRDRRSEDASMAAERFRNRLAS
- a CDS encoding response regulator, which codes for MQTPFSLSLLHSRIGRRILGLFVLCALVPTSILGWVSYRQVTEQLIVQASARLKQESKSQGMVLYSHLLTLTADLDRIASELPKDGIVLTDTAITASVKELGRRFHEIHLLAAGGSGRRGLTQAQIAHLQEGKALLEIHPVPDHLPQLTLTRIVNPRRWDAGLLSAQIDETSLWSTQVKEALPGDTDLVIEDGARQVLYTTFLQHVTLPDFRRRDVVAPMGEGALWRFGRQEYVAGAWSMPLRHTFLVEPWVIVLSQPRESALAPVEQFRHTFLLVIASALSAVVLLSFVQIRRSLYPVAVLQEGTARLAGGDFTTRVTVKSDDEFHDLASSFNSMTGKLSQQFHMLETISAISQAILSSHEPTAMIKIVQSRITDTITCDAVGMTLVDPEEGGSAVLWVRVIDGPSDHESQAYPCQFSDDHLAAMKAHPTHFIATASTLPPYLTPMQKPDLSLFVTFPIIVNEIVSGALVLAYRQRHKPPADNLAHARRLADQVAVALAKNQAMKAQIQAQIELIGAVDDKQQAEERATILQSANQLLETKEERLRHQQSATLALVQDRTVFEGALPFTAKQLTTVAAQALVVDRVSVWIFEEQTQALYCLDSYDRPANTHAFGGKLTRAQSPIYFETLGCGHLLAASQAQQDPNLRELVTGSLAPQQIGARIDAPFQTQGKLTGVITIEHVGSSRDWAPDEQQFTQALANFMTLVLEAARRRESEEALALAKIAAEDATKAKAEFLANMSHEIRTPMNGVIGMTEILARTPLSDTQRHYVDTIHNSSDTLLTLINDILDFSKIEAGKLDIQSVPIDLRDLVERTVEQLAERAQRKHLTLSVEYDPTLPTAVMGDPIRVRQILTNLLGNAIKFTQAGDVSVTVALDPSLSSEGTPHMIRLAVTDTGSGISAEGQAKLFQSFSQVDGSSTRVHGGTGLGLSICKQLSELMGGTIGVESVIGQGSTFWVVLPFPLQAGTVVENPADSVLAGVRVCAAINHPVTRRILTRYLRHWGLSVNMASSGSEFLEFVMNELATDGGKVLALVDESCADMTGQELLQALTSDSSLSEAGILRLVSFTQRAEIEQDPAFGGMHCLTKPLRYQTLRDGLVNGLTNTSVMVSQTQIAPTSASELCGQVLLAEDNPVNQEIAVLMLQTLGCTVTVAQNGQEAVDQAKRAAYDLILMDCQMPEIDGFEATKVIREWEMAGSRPAIPIIALTAYATPGDREQCLAAGMSDYIAKPFSMERLRAVLTSWLQPAPTPSTINQPASQPTVTLVAATPEPEFEASLIVDVKAWESISSLQRPGKADPLAKILSLYLADSQQLVDMLHQGMDVGDATAVNQAAHSLKSRSAVLGALSLATLCQQFETLSRQGQLNEAEPLLNQLDAAFDHACQIFGAELNKRRAA
- a CDS encoding EAL domain-containing protein — protein: MTSPTQPPFPLALIVDDDPTLRALSRMSLEQEDLRVEEASSGQAAIDCAAVTMPDIIILDLQMPGMDGFVACQQLRQLPRGEFVPILIMTGLDDIDSIAQAYEVGATDFIVKPCPGLILSQRVRYMLRASEMLNALRSSESRLAQAQRIAQLGGWEWDLVKDRMHVSDAACRILGIAPTLCDHSQASYLARVHEADRAWVAEAMRAAVADGTEFDLDHRLVQNDGAERIVHVLGETIMDDAGQAECMVGTVQDVTDMRATEAKIYFLANYDSVTHLPNRSLFLHRVAQAMTCGAGSHVIGALLVVGLDRYHRLRDMHGSRKAEQLVKDVVERLQHTLSAGVIPVPSTGAETPVLARLSDDQFAMLYTHLSAPEDSAKVAHTLMSALGTPFVIDGTSVTLSAHIGLAIPGADGADADVLLRNAVTALQAATTTGQNSYRYYSSAMNTSLAARISLEQDLRAATTANQFVLHYQPQVDILSEKVVGFEALIRWQHPTRGLISPAEFIPVAEEEDLIIQMSEWVITSVVRQQRMWHKGGLAPTAVSINLSGLHFRQRHIASHIKALVYEQGGNPQDNEAPRSKLRGITELKHVELPEIIAGLSLPLYIPLDCLPVRSLSYRGHIVPIGPKFSTPQHSFDGRLSAKDFPGRDALKYLYNPPRRHFRMGTAEEMDVILVRPNRFHLDRKSFCNLCRRVLNNRGHFLIQQRLAVFHRKHNMVVDLPCTVRPLANLIVPLIRHAPEGTRETDPRSKLRGITS